AGCAAGGTTACAAACTATTGAGGAGGGTGGTAAGTGGATGCAGGGCGGGATACAAGCTCTTCCGGTGGTGACCTGACCCACCGTCTTTACattcatttagtccaacttcttACCCCGTGAAAAATTGCAGGCACCTTCtctatgcctttttttttttttttcctagtcctGAGCCTCAAGGCTTCTCTAAAGCTGGCCATCCTTCTAGAAGgatttttctctgttgttgttaCTTTAGTGTCATAGGCCTGTTGGCACTTGTTAATGGGTAAGTATCAGCTTTTAGTAACTTCGTATCTGTTCCACACAGCTGTACCATTTTCTTTTCCAGCTGGTCACTGTCATTTGTAACCAGTCTTTGTGGTTCCCtggtgaaaaaaaaacaaaaacaaaactcccacGCCCTCAAAGTGTAGGAATGGGCATGGTGTGCAACACGTGCGCAGTGCCAACTGAGCCCTCTGCCATGTCTTCACAGGCCTTGGAAAGACGCGGAGGAAGCCAAGCGCTCGGGATGCATCCCCAACGCCGAGCACCGATGCGGAGTACCCGGCCAATGGCAGCGGTGCTGACCGCATCTACGACCTCAACATCCCCGCCTTCGTCAAGTTCGCCTACGTAGCTGAACGAGAAGATGAGCTGTCCCTGGTGAAGGGCTCCCGTGTCACAGTCATGGAGAAATGCAGTGATGGCTGGTGGCGTGGCAGCTTTAATGGGCAGATCGGCTGGTTCCCCTCCAACTATGTGCTGGAAGAGGCAGATGAGGCGGCAGCCGAGGCCCCCAGCTTCCTGAGTCTTCGTCGGGGTGCGGCACTGAGCAACGGGCAAGGTGCACGGGTGCTGCACGTGGTGCAGACGCTGTACCCCTTCAGCTCGGTCACTGAGGAGGAGCTTAGCTTCGAGAAGGGGGAGACCATGGAGGTGATTGAGAAGCCCGAGAACGACCCTGAGTGGTGGAAGTGCAAAAATGCCCGGGGCCAGGTGGGCCTGGTCCCCAAGAACTACGTGGTGGTCCTCAGTGACGGGCCTGCCCTGCACCCCACGCACGCCCCACCAATCAGCTACACCGGGCCCTCAGCCAGCGGGCGATTTGCTGGTCGTGAGTGGTACTATGGCAACGTGACACGGCACCAGGCCGAGTGCGCGCTCAATGAGCGGGGCGTCGAGGGCGACTTTCTCATTAGGGACAGCGAGTCCTCGGTAAGTGCCCAGCTGCCCCTCTGCTGGGGCCACACTGCCAGGCGAAAGCTAAATGCACAGTTCCCTCACCTGCGAGTTCAGGGACTCAACGCCAGCCCGGGTCTCAATGTTCAATGATTTCATTACAGTTCATTTGCCTGATTCAACATTGTTAAATATCTTACCAAGTCTTACTTACAAGTTAGACTTAGTCATGGACATAACAGAAAACTTATTTTGGGGGGTTCTGATCTTCCGTGGTTTCAGACATCCAGTGGAGGTCTTGGAACCTTCCTCAGAAAGGGCCACCCATGTGGGTGACGTGACTGGTGAGTTATTCTTTTGTCACGTTCAGGGACTATACTTGAAATAACAAAATGGTATTTGAGGGCACATATTAAGCTTGATCAATACCGTGTTGGCACAGGGTCATGGCTCCCAACTGAACTAAATCTGGATTGGGTAGACTGAGGTCTCTGCTGCTGTTCCTTTTCCTGGTTGTGGGAAGATGTGGAAGGTGCCTTTCGGCTCTCAGATGATTTGGGCGCTGTAGTGAGGCGTCCTCTTTTCCAGTTTTAAGAGGTGGACCTTCTTTcgcttcctgcttcctcctcatgTAGAAGGCCCTGGGATTACTTGCTTGGTGCCATCTACAGCAGGCTTCTCAGTTAGCAGGGGCCCGGCTTCTGAGGCAGCCTTTTgttgctggtttgtttttctttataaaccaCATAATCTCAAGGTTGTCTGCTGCACGCAGCGCCACTGAAAAAGCCCATCTCTGGAAAGCTCTTAAGGTACTTACAAACAGG
The sequence above is drawn from the Onychomys torridus chromosome 18, mOncTor1.1, whole genome shotgun sequence genome and encodes:
- the Nck2 gene encoding cytoplasmic protein NCK2 → MTEEVIVIAKWDYTAQQDQELDIRKNERLWLLDDSKTWWRVRNAANRTGYVPSNYVERKNSLKKGSLVKNLKDTLGLGKTRRKPSARDASPTPSTDAEYPANGSGADRIYDLNIPAFVKFAYVAEREDELSLVKGSRVTVMEKCSDGWWRGSFNGQIGWFPSNYVLEEADEAAAEAPSFLSLRRGAALSNGQGARVLHVVQTLYPFSSVTEEELSFEKGETMEVIEKPENDPEWWKCKNARGQVGLVPKNYVVVLSDGPALHPTHAPPISYTGPSASGRFAGREWYYGNVTRHQAECALNERGVEGDFLIRDSESSPSDFSVSLKASGRNKHFKVQLVDSVYCIGQRRFHSMDELVEHYKKAPIFTSEHGEKLYLVRALQ